The window GCGGGAGACCATTATGGACGGCCAGATTCCCAACGATCGTGCGTACACGCCCACTCATGAATGGGTCAAAGTAAGCAATGGGTTAGCCACTATCGGCATTACGGCCCACGCCGCGTCTGAATTGGGCGACATAACTTACCTGGACCTTCCTGAGCCGGGCATGGCCGTTGCGGCCGGCGCAAAGGTGGGAGAGATCGAGTCCGTCAAGGCAGTCTCCGACTTCTACAGCCCGGTCTCGGGTGTCGTCACGCAGAGAAACGATGCCATCATTGACAGTACGGAAGTAGTTAATCAGTTTCCGTACGAGGCCGGGTGGCTGATTTGCGTTGAACTCTCAAATGCAAGCGAATTGGACTCGCTGCTGGATTCCGCAGCGTACGGTGAACTGCCCGGATAGGGCGCCAATGAGCGTCGCGGGCCTTCGCGTTATTGTCCAGCCTGGTGCCACTCCTTCGTGGAACATGGCCATGGACGAAGCGCTGTTCGACAGCGCCTGCGAATCCGGCGCTGCGGTTCTGCGGCTGTATACATGGCCGGCGCCGGCGGTCACCATTGGGTTCACGCAGTGGCGAGAACCAAACAGCTGGCCTGTAGCGCCCAGCACGCCAATCGTACGACGTATCACGGGCGGTCGTGGGATCCTTCACGGAAACGATGTCACTTTGTCGCTGTCACTGCCGGCAAACGTGCTGTCGCGATTTGCCGTGCCGCGCCGGCCGATGGCGATTTACCAGTGGCTCATGCCGGCATTCGTTGACGCGTTCAAGGAGCTTGAAGTCTGCGCCGCCACGGGTACTCACACGGCGCGTGCTGCCGGCGCCAAAGCCGACTGCTTTGCCACTGCGCTCGCGGGTGACCTGGTGGACCGTTCCACCGGTGCGAAGGTGCTTGGTGCAGCCGTCCGGATCCGGCAGAGCGGCGCTCTGTTGCAGGCAACAATCCCTTATTGCCGTGAGTGGAGCGAACTGGCTGCAATCCGCAGCTGCATTCTCGGTGCGCGACCCGACTCGCGTCCGGCGCTGGAGTGCCGCAGCGAGGAGCTTGTCAGCGCTATCCAGCACACCATAAGCCGCCTCATTCAGGAGCCTTGTGTGGCAGAACCCGCGCGCCAGCACGAGCTGGCGCGCGCCGAGACACTGGCGAATATCTACGCGTCGCCAAACTGGAATCGCACTGGTCAGCGACCGACGGATACCGGTTGACACGACCCTCGTCGTGTGATATACTGCGTTCCACTTGCTTCCGGCCACAAAGCGGCCGGGTTCGCCGATTCGGACCGTCGGCATCGATTGATACAACCCACACCAACGGCTAAGGAAGAGAGGGCAGCAGGATGGCGGCAGCGCCAACAGGCAAGAAGATTCTCGCGGTGGACGACGAGCGAAGCATCGTGCGCCTCGTACAGGTCAACCTCGAGCGCGCCGGCTATCAGGTTGTTACCGCATTCGATGGCAAAGAAGCCCTGGAAAAGGTGGCGAGCGAAAACCCAGACATGATCGTGCTGGATGTGATGATGCCGTATATGGACGGCTTTGAGGTGCTGCAGCAGCTCCGCAAAAACCCCAGTACGCGCGAAGTACCGGTCATCATGCTCACAGCCAAGGCCCAGGATGCCGACGTATTTCGCGGGTACCAGATGAACTGCGACTGCTACCTGACCAAACCGTTCAACCCAATGGAGCTTCTAGCCTTCGTTCGTCGGATATTCAAGGCGCAGGAGCAGGGCGACTCCGACAGTAACGTGCTCGACCTCGGCGGCTAAGGCTGGCGGCTACAAACCCGTACCGTGACGTCGCCGGCACGCAACACACTTATTTGGGCCAGCGCCACAGCCGCAGCCGCAGGCATCGTTGCGTTGGTGGTTGTGTGGCAAGTCCGTAGGCGCTCGGAAGAAGTTTCGACGCCCGATCACAACCGTGACGTGCGGGATGTACTCACCGACGTCCAGCGCAAGCTAGCTGATATTGAGCGCAAGCTGCCGGCCGCCGATTGATTTAGAACCGCCTCATTACGCAGCGCAGGGCAGGGCAACCTATGCCGCTCACGGTGTGGTACACGTGTTACACGCCCCCACGCCGTGAGCGGCCACCAACCGGTGGCTACGGGCTGACTTCGATGATCTCGAAGGAGTTCGGAACCATCTGGCGGCGCCATGGAGGTTCACCGGCGCTTGCCGGCTGAAACCGGGCCGTCGCAAGAAACA of the Armatimonadota bacterium genome contains:
- a CDS encoding response regulator codes for the protein MAAAPTGKKILAVDDERSIVRLVQVNLERAGYQVVTAFDGKEALEKVASENPDMIVLDVMMPYMDGFEVLQQLRKNPSTREVPVIMLTAKAQDADVFRGYQMNCDCYLTKPFNPMELLAFVRRIFKAQEQGDSDSNVLDLGG
- the gcvH gene encoding glycine cleavage system protein GcvH; protein product: MDGQIPNDRAYTPTHEWVKVSNGLATIGITAHAASELGDITYLDLPEPGMAVAAGAKVGEIESVKAVSDFYSPVSGVVTQRNDAIIDSTEVVNQFPYEAGWLICVELSNASELDSLLDSAAYGELPG